From the Lolium rigidum isolate FL_2022 chromosome 2, APGP_CSIRO_Lrig_0.1, whole genome shotgun sequence genome, one window contains:
- the LOC124689669 gene encoding uncharacterized protein LOC124689669 translates to MDPAGLRPCPPDPAGSGAPPPPPQTAEELGRRAAGSGGACGSAAAPLVELGDLRVGILESSDQIKGCLHPGNTKDIPQFTVEGARNCEYEASSLPRAGPLLQLEPACLTLGRSSDAVLAEKLHDTDPLARGKENIRADLQPKPDAKHNENRMSDAPLGLDLNTLDPSDPAELNPFFPYKKLGQSKVSDPSECGSTTGATGESESHRKWREMKQNGFLSSSHGTAVAPKPRGRPPKRKRDDELKRSTFTQNEQTKFTKVAAPSGLLSGLNPGIINHVRNSKQVHSIIKAMVRSEELENACQPGFASQQGERGKEVSDRIQEQKYAESLMKCHFMMEGNNTMFHQGLPTTSKFLPEGGDNLKLQLSSTVTMASDGTCSTLADDESKHDYMTVLSVKAASVASQWLELLQQDIRGRLAALKRSRKRVRNALQTELPHLISTEFSSNQENEPSIAGGGSTGKTVSEAHIARWRSLFVQMERTLQEEGRQLENRMKEVQAMLLNCDKGLTQVTREAPLLGPMAELWKLKSPEISESEWAVQAAAASIYSTCNLVMKAENVSCF, encoded by the exons ATGGACCCCGCGGGCCTGCGCCCGTGCCCGCCGGATCCCGCCGGAtcgggcgcgccgccgccgccgccgcagacggCCGAG GAATTGGGACGGAGGGCGGCCGGGAGCGGCGGCGCGTGCGGGTCGGCGGCGGCTCCGCTGGTCGAATTGGGAG ATCTGAGGGTGGGGATTTTGGAATCTTCAGATCAAATAAAAGGATGTTTGCATCCTGGTAATACGAAGGATATACCTCAATTTACTGTTGAAGGTGCCAGAAATTGTGAATATGAGGCCTCTTCATTGCCTCGGGCTGGTCCACTTCTTCAGTTAGAACCTGCTTGCCTGACCTTGGGTCGTTCTTCGGATGCAGTGTTGGCAGAAAAGTTGCATGACACTGATCCTTTAGCACGTGGCAAAGAGAACATCAGGGCAGACTTGCAACCTAAGCCTGATGCAAAGCACAATGAGAATAGGATGAGTGATGCACCCCTTGGATTGGATCTTAATACGCTGGATCCTTCGGATCCGGCAGAGCTCAATCCCTTCTTTCCTTACAAGAAGCTGGGGCAGTCGAAAGTTAGTGATCCATCAGAATGTGGTAGTACAACTGGTGCTACAGGAGAAAGTGAGTCCCACAGAAAGTGGAGAGAAATGAAGCAGAATGGCTTCCTTTCTTCATCCCATGGAACTGCAGTAGCACCTAAGCCACGAGGTCGACCCCCCAAGCGGAAAAGGGACGATGAACTCAAGAGGAGCACTTTTACCCAGAATGAACAAACCAAGTTCACAAAGGTTGCTGCTCCTAGTGGCCTATTATCTGGGCTAAATCCTGGAATAATAAACCATGTAAGAAATAGCAAGCAAGTGCATTCCATAATAAAGGCAATGGTACGCTCCGAGGAGCTCGAGAATGCATGTCAGCCTGGTTTTGCTAGCCAGCAAGGTGAAAGAGGGAAAGAAGTTTCTGATAGAATTCAGGAGCAGAAGTATGCAGAGAGTTTGATGAAGTGCCATTTTATGATGGAAGGTAATAATACAATGTTTCACCAAGGGCTGCCCACCACATCGAAGTTCCTCCCAGAGGGTGGTGACAATCTGAAATTGCAACTCTCATCAACAGTCACTATGGCTTCGGATGGGACATGCAGTACTTTAGCCGATGATGAATCTAAACATGACTACATGACTGTGCTATCTGTAAAGG CGGCTAGTGTTGCCTCACAGTGGCTGGAGCTCCTACAGCAGGATATAAGAGGGCGGCTTGCTG CTCTGAAGCGCAGTAGGAAGAGAGTCAGGAACGCTCTTCAAACTGAACTGCCGCACCTGATATCAACAGAATTTTCATCTAACCAAGAGAATGAACCATCCATTGCTGGAGGTGGATCCACTGGAAAAACAGTTTCAGAAGCACATATTGCTCGGTGGAGGTCTCTTTTCGTTCAGATGGAAAGAACACTGCAGGAGGAGGGGAGGCAATTG GAAAATCGGATgaaggaagtgcaagcaatgTTATTGAATTGTGATAAAGGGCTAACACAAGTGACCCGTGAGGCTCCATTACTAGGCCCAATGGCCGAACTATG GAAGCTGAAGAGCCCGGAGATTTCCGAGAGCGAGTGGGCAGTGCAAGCTGCCGCGGCGTCGATCTACTCGACGTGCAACCTGGTCATGAAAGCCGAGAACGTTTCATGCTTCTGA